From a region of the Hymenobacter jejuensis genome:
- a CDS encoding metal-dependent hydrolase translates to MRGSSHLAIGLITGVAVGGLVTGIPFSPAGIALAGFSALAPDLDHPESRLSQRLGFSRNYVRVAFVVAAGGLAAYTHFMLPQGPDRRMGFTAALSFGLIGIAMQGGSARRLALAFTGILTVLAGLYFEFLWLSLLGAFVALAPFTSHRTWTHTLWAAGLWTYIGYLANQTLGWHGVAQFAGAGYASHLVADSLTKAGVKWLMPFSETAFKIPLIRTGSTSGNLLEVGICTIYAALVLSLVVARMSF, encoded by the coding sequence GTGCGCGGCTCTTCTCATCTTGCCATTGGCCTCATTACCGGGGTGGCCGTAGGCGGTCTGGTTACCGGAATTCCCTTTTCTCCTGCGGGCATTGCGCTGGCGGGGTTTTCGGCCCTCGCACCCGACCTCGATCACCCGGAGTCGCGGCTGAGCCAGCGCTTAGGGTTCTCGCGCAACTACGTTAGGGTGGCATTTGTGGTAGCGGCAGGCGGGTTGGCGGCGTATACGCACTTCATGCTGCCACAAGGCCCTGATCGCCGCATGGGCTTCACGGCGGCCCTGTCGTTTGGGTTGATCGGGATTGCGATGCAGGGCGGTTCGGCCCGGCGCTTGGCGTTGGCTTTCACGGGCATCCTGACGGTGCTGGCCGGACTGTATTTCGAGTTTTTATGGTTGAGCTTGCTAGGCGCTTTTGTAGCTTTGGCTCCCTTCACCTCACATCGGACATGGACGCACACGCTCTGGGCTGCCGGCCTCTGGACGTATATTGGGTATCTGGCCAACCAAACGCTGGGGTGGCACGGGGTAGCGCAGTTTGCTGGCGCGGGTTACGCATCGCATCTCGTCGCCGATTCGCTGACTAAAGCGGGAGTAAAATGGCTGATGCCGTTCTCCGAAACGGCATTCAAAATTCCGCTTATCCGCACCGGCTCTACTTCGGGGAACCTCTTGGAAGTAGGAATTTGTACTATATACGCAGCGCTGGTACTAAGCTTAGTTGTCGCGCGAATGTCGTTTTAA